CGTGTTTTGCAATCATCGGGATGCAGTGGACCGTGTACATCAGTTATTGGCGGATAAGAAATTGTTTGCAGAACGTTTCCATGGTGGTATGGAACAGCCGGATCGCGAACGTGCGCTCTACAAATTCCGTAACGGCAGTTGTCATGTCTTGATTTCTACCGATCTGGCTGCCCGCGGACTAGATATTCCAGAAGTCGGACATATCATCCATTATCATTTGCCGGTCAATGAGGAAGCCTTTACGCACCGCAACGGACGAACAGCACGCTGGGATGCAACCGGAACATCCTATTTGATTCTTCATGCCGAAGAGAAACTTCCTTCTTATATCCCGGAAGAGATGGAAACAGTGGCATTGCCCGAAAATCCTTCCCGTCCTCCGAAATCGCTTTGGGCTACTATATATATAGGTAAAGGAAAGAAGGAGAAACTTAGTCGGATGGATATTGCCGGATTCTTATATAAAAAAGGAAATCTGGCTCGCGAAGATGTCGGAGCAATTGATGTCAAAGAACATTATGCTTTCGTTGCCGTTCGCCGGGCTAAGGTGAAGCAACTCCTGAATCTGATCCAAGGAGAGAAAATAAAAGGAATGAAGACCATTATCGAGGAAGCGAAGTAAAGTTCTTTTCGGACTGACCACATTTTCCTGTTAATCTAAGCTGAATTCACTGTTATAGTTTATAAATATTCATTTATATTGCATCAATCTTTTATTTTATCATCAATAATTCCGGTTCTGTTTCAATCTCGACTTTTATCCCATACTTGACATCCATAGATAACAATATGGTGTATATATCCTGTATAAACCAATAAAAAGAAAGGAAAATCTGCTTTAAAACAGTATTTTTATAAGGAAAGATTTGTGCGGTGGGAATAAATTCGTAAATTCGCAAGGTCAAAAGACAAAAGTAACGAAATTGTTAAACCAAAAACAAACTTCAAATGAAAAAGCATAATTTCAATGCAGGACCTTCCATTCTTCCGCGTGAGGTGATAGAGGATACAGCGAAGGCTATTTTAGATTTCAACGGCTCTGGTCTCTCTTTGATGGAAATCAGTCACCGTGCCAAAGACTTCCAACCTGTGGTTGACGAAGCAGAGGCATTATTCAAGGAATTACTTAATATCCCCGAAGGTTATTCGGTACTGTTCCTGGGTGGAGGTGCTAGTATGGAGTTCTGCATGGTTCCTTATAACTTCCTGGAAAAAAAAGCTGCTTATCTGAACACCGGTGTGTGGGCTAAGAAAGCAATGAAGGAAGCTAAAGGGTTTGGCGAAGTTGTAGAAGTTGCTTCCTCTGCTGAAGCTACATATACGTATATCCCAAAAGATTACACAATCCCGACAGACGCAGATTATTTCCACATTACTACTAACAACACGATTTACGGTACAGAATTGAAGAAAGACCTCGATTCTCCGGTTCCGATGATTGCCGATATGTCTTCTGATATTTTCTCACGTCCGATCGACGTCTCTAAATATATCTGTATTTATGGTGGTGCGCAGAAAAATCTGGCTCCTGCAGGTGTTACATTCGTTATTGTTAAGAATGACGCTGTAGGTAAAGTTTCCCGCTACATCCCGTCAATGCTGAACTATCAGACACACATTGATAATGGCTCTATGTTCAATACTCCTCCGGTAGTGCCCATCTATACTGCATTGCTGAACCTTCGTTGGATCAAAGCACAGGGTGGTGTGAAAGAAATGGAACGTCGTGCCATTGAAAAAGCGGATATGTTGTATGCTGAAATCGACCGTAACAAAATGTTCGTGGGCACTGTTGCCAAAGAAGACCGTTCACGCATGAATATCTGCTTCGTGATGGCTTCCGAATACAAAGACCTTGAAGCTGACTTTTTGAAGTTTGCCACTGAAAGAGGTATGGTAGGTATCAAGGGACATCGTTCTGTGGGTGGTTTCCGTGCATCTTGCTACAATGCTCTTCCGAAAGAAAGCGTACAAGCTTTGATCGACTGTATGCAGGAATTTGAAAAACTTCATTAATATATTATTTTCACCACAGATTACACGGATTAGCACAGAGTCCTAAATTCTATCATCTGTGAAAATCTGCGTAATCTGTGGTGAGTCTTTATAAATAGAATTAAATTATGAAAGTACTTGTAGCTACAGAAAAACCGTTTGCTAAAGTTGCAGTAGACGGTATCCGTAAAGAAATAGAAGCAGCCGGATTCGAGCTTGCTTTACTTGAGAAATATACAGATAAGGCTCAATTGCTGGATGCAGTGAAAGATGCTAATGCTATCATTATCCGTAGCGATATTATTGATGCAGAGGTGCTTGATGCTGCCAAAGAATTGAAAATCGTAGTACGTGCCGGTGCGGGATATGACAACGTTGACCTAGCTGCCGCCACTGCTCACAACGTATGTGTGATGAACACTCCGGGACAAAACGCTAATGCTGTTGCCGAACTTGCTTTGGGTATGATGGTATATGCTGTCCGTAACTTCTATAACGGAACTTCCGGTACAGAACTGATGGGCAAGAAACTGGGTATTCATGCTTATGGAAACGTAGGTCGTAATGTAGCCCGCATTGCCAAAGGTTTCGGAATGGAAGTGTATGCTTTCGACGCATTCTGCCCGAAAGAAGTAATCGAAAAAGATGGTGTGAAAGCACTTGATTCGGCAGAAGAACTGTATAAGACTTGCCAAGTAGTATCTCTGCATATTCCGGCAACTGCCGAAACGAAAAATTCTATCAATTATGCTCTGTTGAAAGATATGCCGAAAGGTGCTATGTTGGTAAACACTGCCCGTAAGGAAGTTATCAACGAAGCAGAGCTGATTAAATTGATGGAAGATCGTGCTGATTTCAAATATATCACAGATATTATGCCTGCTGCTAACGCAGAATTTGCAGAGAAATTTGCCGGACGTTATTTCTCAACTCCAAAGAAGATGGGGGCTCAAACTGCTGAAGCAAATATCAATGCCGGTATTGCTGCCGCTCAACAAATTGTAGGCTTCCTGAAAGATGGTTGCGAGAAATTCAGAGTAAACAAATAAGATTCTTTTAGAAATAAGTAGTATATTTGAGCCACAGATTTTCAATAAGTCTGTGGCTTTCATTTTTTACATATAAAATACTAATATCATGGCAATAATTAAACCTTTCAGGGGTGTTCGTCCTCCACAAGACCTTGTAGAACAAGTCGCTTCACGTCCTTATGATGTATTGAATTCAGAAGAAGCCCGCACAGAAGCGGAAGGTAATGAAAAGTCTCTTTATCATATTATTAAACCGGAAATAGATTTCCCTGTCGGTACGGATGAACACGACGGACAGGTATATGCTAAAGCTGCCGAGAACTTCCAGCTGTTTCAGGACAAAGGCTGGTTGGTGCAGGATAATAAGGAAAATTATTATATCTATGCCCAAACGATGAACGGGAAAACACAATACGGATTGGTAGTTGGAGCATACGTTCCCGATTATATGAATGGGGTTATCAAAAAACATGAGCTTACCCGTCGTGACAAGGAAGAAGACCGCATGAAGCATGTCCGTGTGAACAACGCTAACATCGAACCTGTTTTCTTTGCTTATCCAGATAATGAGAAGCTGGATATTATTATCAAGAAGTATACGGCAAGCAAGCCTGTTTATGACTTCATCGCTCCAGGAGATGGTTTTGGACATACTTTCTGGATTGTCGATCAAGATGAGGATATTGCTGCTATTACTGCCGAGTTTGCTAAGATGCCGGCACTTTATATTGCCGACGGACACCATCGCTCTGCCGCTGCTGCACTAGTGGGAGCAGAGAAAGCAAAGCAAAATCCGAATCATCGGGGTGATGAAGAATATAACTACTTCATGGCTGTTTGCTTCCCTGCAAACCAGCTAACCATCATCGATTATAACCGTGTAGTGAAAGATCTCAATGGTTTGACTCCCGAACAATTCCTGGCTGCACTTGATAAAAACTTTATAGTAGAAGAGAAGGGTGCTGATATCTATAAACCAGCTAGCTTACATAACTTCTCACTCTATTTGGATGGCAAATGGTACAGTCTGACAGCCAAGACAGGTACATACAATGATAACGACCCGATTGGCGTGCTTGATGTTACCATTTCTTCCAACCTGATTTTGGATGAAATTTTGGGCATAAAGGATTTGCGTTCAGACAAACGTATTGATTTTGTGGGCGGCATCCGCGGATTGGGAGAACTCAAGAAGCGTGTGGATAGTGGTGAAATGAAAGTGGCTCTGGCTCTTTATCCTGTATCTATGAAACAATTGATGGATATTGCAGATACAGGTAATATCATGCCACCGAAGACTACTTGGTTTGAACCGAAACTTCGTTCGGGATTGGTAATTCATAAATTGGATTAGGAAATTCTATCGGATGAAAAAGGGGCGTATCAAACTCCATTTTGAGTAATGATATGACCCTTTCTTTATCCTTTTAGAAGGTTCTAATTCCAAATTGAAAGTTCATCTTCCTAAGATTTGAGTTTTGACACAGCCTCATTTCATTCTTCCCAACCACATTTCATCGTTAAGTGGAACATTAATATTTCCAAACGATAGATTGACTTTTCTTATTAAAGCCGTATCTTTGCAGCATGACTGCTGAAGATACTTATAAAACCATCATTGAACCTTCCGAAGGCATTTATACGGAAAAACGAAGTAAGTTCATTGCTATAGCCCTTCCTGTGCGTACTCTTGATGAGATAAAAATGCATCTTGAAACGTATCAGAAAAAATATTATGACGCACGGCACGTATGTTATGCCTATATGTTGGGGGCTGCGCGAAAGGATTTCCGTGCTAATGACAATGGAGAACCTTCCGGAACAGCGGGAAAACCCATTCTCGGACAGATAAACTCGAATGAACTGACGAATATCCTGATTATAGTAGTCCGTTATTTTGGAGGAATCAAGTTAGGGACAAGCGGATTGATCGTGGCTTATAAGGCTGCCGCTGCCGAAGCTATTGCTGCTGCCACAATTATAGAAAAAACGGTAGATGAAGACGTGACGGTGATGTTCGAATATCCTTTCATGAATGACGTAATGCGTATTGTGAAAGAAGAGGAACCGGAAATTCTCAATCAGTCGTATGATATGGATTGTAGTATGACGTTACGTATTCGTCGTTCGATGATGCCTAAGTTGCGTGCTCGTTTGGAAAAAGTGGAGACAGCACGGATTCTTGATGATGATAGTGTATTATAAGTAAGATATTTAATGCATGAAAAATAAATATCATATCATTTTCAATCTGTTTGTAAGCATCTTGGCTTTGATAAGCGTTCAGCTGCAAGCACAGGAGGCTCAAAAACTCGCTCCTAACAATATTCCTGTTCCGTGGTATTCGCAGAAAATCACGGGATGTCCTTACTCGCATTGCTCTCTGGCTTCTTCGCTAATGGTATTTGATTACTTCAAAGGCATGACGACCGCTACACAACGTACAGCCCAGGATGCAGAAAAGAAACTGATTGAATATCAACGCAACTACTTTCTGAAGAAACGTGCCCCTTTCCGTCGCCGTACATCAATAGGGCAGGGAGGCTACTATTCTTTTGAAATTGATTCTTTGACACGTTATTATGAAAACATGATAAGTGCCGAACATTTCCAGCAGAAAGATTACTGCGTATTGAAAGATTATATTGATCGTGGTATACCTGTGCTTGTGAACGTGAGATATACAGGAGCAGTTCGTGGTTTGCGTCCCGGTCCGAGAGGGCACTGGATGGTGCTTCGTGGCATTGACGATCAACATGTGTGGGTAAATGACCCCGGACGTTCACCGGAGATGCGGAGTAAAGGAGAAAATATCTGTTATCCTATCAAAAAACAGCCGGGCAATCCTTCCTATTTTGACGGTTGCTGGACGGGACGGTTTATCATCATCACTCCCAAAGAATGGATTCGAAACCCTTTGGTTGCACAAGTAGGCAAGCTTCCTCCTTTGGAAGAGGTGACCCGTATACTTCCTCCTATGGTGTCGTCTGCCACCTTACCGAAGGTTATCAATCAGTAAGCAATTCATAGTGGAGATAGAAATATTCTTAGTAAAATTAGGATAAAAGAACATTGGTAAAATATAGAAGAACAAAGACATTATGGCATTCGAAGCAACCAAAAAAGAATGGTGTGAACTCTATTCTTTCTTTCGTCTCCTGGCAGACGGAAAAGTAGTGCTAGGCACAGCAGACGCAAAGGCAGGAGAAACATCTTGGCCTATTGCAATGATTCAACGCGAAGAACATGACGGAACACGCCAATATTATATTGAAGAAGATACAATCCGTATGGTGGGAGAGAGCGGGGTAAAATCAATGCCTCGTGAGGATTTTGGTATTGT
The Bacteroides caecimuris DNA segment above includes these coding regions:
- the serC gene encoding 3-phosphoserine/phosphohydroxythreonine transaminase: MKKHNFNAGPSILPREVIEDTAKAILDFNGSGLSLMEISHRAKDFQPVVDEAEALFKELLNIPEGYSVLFLGGGASMEFCMVPYNFLEKKAAYLNTGVWAKKAMKEAKGFGEVVEVASSAEATYTYIPKDYTIPTDADYFHITTNNTIYGTELKKDLDSPVPMIADMSSDIFSRPIDVSKYICIYGGAQKNLAPAGVTFVIVKNDAVGKVSRYIPSMLNYQTHIDNGSMFNTPPVVPIYTALLNLRWIKAQGGVKEMERRAIEKADMLYAEIDRNKMFVGTVAKEDRSRMNICFVMASEYKDLEADFLKFATERGMVGIKGHRSVGGFRASCYNALPKESVQALIDCMQEFEKLH
- a CDS encoding DUF1015 domain-containing protein is translated as MAIIKPFRGVRPPQDLVEQVASRPYDVLNSEEARTEAEGNEKSLYHIIKPEIDFPVGTDEHDGQVYAKAAENFQLFQDKGWLVQDNKENYYIYAQTMNGKTQYGLVVGAYVPDYMNGVIKKHELTRRDKEEDRMKHVRVNNANIEPVFFAYPDNEKLDIIIKKYTASKPVYDFIAPGDGFGHTFWIVDQDEDIAAITAEFAKMPALYIADGHHRSAAAALVGAEKAKQNPNHRGDEEYNYFMAVCFPANQLTIIDYNRVVKDLNGLTPEQFLAALDKNFIVEEKGADIYKPASLHNFSLYLDGKWYSLTAKTGTYNDNDPIGVLDVTISSNLILDEILGIKDLRSDKRIDFVGGIRGLGELKKRVDSGEMKVALALYPVSMKQLMDIADTGNIMPPKTTWFEPKLRSGLVIHKLD
- a CDS encoding IMPACT family protein, which codes for MTAEDTYKTIIEPSEGIYTEKRSKFIAIALPVRTLDEIKMHLETYQKKYYDARHVCYAYMLGAARKDFRANDNGEPSGTAGKPILGQINSNELTNILIIVVRYFGGIKLGTSGLIVAYKAAAAEAIAAATIIEKTVDEDVTVMFEYPFMNDVMRIVKEEEPEILNQSYDMDCSMTLRIRRSMMPKLRARLEKVETARILDDDSVL
- a CDS encoding C39 family peptidase, whose amino-acid sequence is MKNKYHIIFNLFVSILALISVQLQAQEAQKLAPNNIPVPWYSQKITGCPYSHCSLASSLMVFDYFKGMTTATQRTAQDAEKKLIEYQRNYFLKKRAPFRRRTSIGQGGYYSFEIDSLTRYYENMISAEHFQQKDYCVLKDYIDRGIPVLVNVRYTGAVRGLRPGPRGHWMVLRGIDDQHVWVNDPGRSPEMRSKGENICYPIKKQPGNPSYFDGCWTGRFIIITPKEWIRNPLVAQVGKLPPLEEVTRILPPMVSSATLPKVINQ
- a CDS encoding NAD(P)-dependent oxidoreductase, which translates into the protein MKVLVATEKPFAKVAVDGIRKEIEAAGFELALLEKYTDKAQLLDAVKDANAIIIRSDIIDAEVLDAAKELKIVVRAGAGYDNVDLAAATAHNVCVMNTPGQNANAVAELALGMMVYAVRNFYNGTSGTELMGKKLGIHAYGNVGRNVARIAKGFGMEVYAFDAFCPKEVIEKDGVKALDSAEELYKTCQVVSLHIPATAETKNSINYALLKDMPKGAMLVNTARKEVINEAELIKLMEDRADFKYITDIMPAANAEFAEKFAGRYFSTPKKMGAQTAEANINAGIAAAQQIVGFLKDGCEKFRVNK